One genomic window of Petrotoga sibirica DSM 13575 includes the following:
- a CDS encoding PASTA domain-containing protein, giving the protein MVKIRKIIKNLIFFVLGILSSGIFAFFFMTVFANSSNTVEVPYLIGEDKKVAVASLEELKLIPNVVGNGEKVLYTDPEPGTKVKEGHHVIVQMREMNTLKIPDLIGIPSGVARQFLSEYNIAFEIRSQLTYKSEENDVVLNMSPTPGNNYSGEKVILYIGEYEGSNQ; this is encoded by the coding sequence ATGGTTAAGATAAGAAAAATAATAAAAAATTTGATATTTTTTGTTCTGGGGATACTTTCCTCAGGAATATTTGCCTTTTTTTTCATGACTGTTTTTGCTAACAGTTCAAATACAGTAGAGGTTCCTTATTTAATCGGAGAAGATAAAAAAGTAGCAGTTGCTTCTTTAGAGGAATTAAAACTAATTCCAAACGTAGTAGGTAATGGGGAAAAGGTTCTGTATACCGATCCCGAACCTGGTACAAAGGTAAAAGAAGGGCATCACGTGATTGTTCAAATGAGAGAGATGAATACTCTGAAGATTCCAGATCTGATAGGAATACCTTCTGGAGTAGCAAGACAGTTCCTAAGTGAGTACAACATAGCTTTTGAGATTAGAAGTCAATTAACTTACAAGTCTGAAGAAAACGATGTGGTACTGAATATGTCTCCAACACCAGGGAATAATTATAGTGGAGAAAAGGTGATTCTCTATATTGGTGAATATGAAGGGAGTAATCAATGA
- the rsgA gene encoding ribosome small subunit-dependent GTPase A, whose product MSWRRGIVVRFHSDMVTVQDLETNQKVNCFLPGRFKLQKIRPIVGDYVEYSKDQNYSYGRIENILERKNELYRPRVANLDKLVLVTSIKEPQVDFIIIDKIIVLAEKENLDVVIVLNKTDLLVSDEERKDMEKFIEIYGKIYPVIPTSKITKDNLDRLKSYLKNKVSTFAGPSGVGKSSLLNVLDPKLKLREGEISKKLGRGRHTTTYAELLYFDFGGYIVDTPGFSSLELRGIKKDELRHYFKEFLEFNGFCQFSNCSHTVEPGCAIKEAVENGQISFSRYTNYCQIYKEIEDSSLKLQ is encoded by the coding sequence ATGAGTTGGAGAAGGGGTATAGTCGTTAGATTTCATTCGGATATGGTAACCGTTCAAGATTTAGAAACTAATCAAAAAGTTAACTGTTTCCTACCTGGCAGGTTTAAATTACAGAAGATTCGACCAATTGTTGGCGATTATGTAGAGTATTCCAAGGACCAAAATTATAGTTATGGAAGAATCGAAAACATTTTAGAGAGAAAAAATGAATTGTACAGACCTAGGGTAGCTAACCTGGATAAGCTTGTTTTAGTTACCTCAATTAAAGAACCTCAAGTAGATTTCATAATAATCGATAAAATCATAGTTCTCGCTGAAAAAGAGAATCTGGATGTAGTCATAGTGTTAAACAAAACAGATTTACTTGTTAGTGATGAAGAAAGAAAAGATATGGAAAAATTCATAGAAATATATGGTAAAATTTATCCTGTAATTCCCACATCGAAAATAACGAAAGACAATTTAGATAGATTAAAGTCCTATTTAAAAAACAAAGTATCAACCTTTGCTGGACCCTCTGGAGTTGGGAAGTCTAGTTTATTAAATGTTTTAGACCCAAAATTGAAACTTCGAGAAGGAGAAATTTCCAAAAAATTAGGTAGAGGTAGACATACTACAACGTATGCTGAACTACTTTATTTTGATTTTGGAGGATACATAGTCGATACACCGGGTTTTTCGAGTTTAGAGTTGAGAGGAATAAAAAAAGACGAACTAAGGCACTATTTCAAAGAATTTTTAGAATTCAACGGTTTTTGCCAATTTTCTAACTGTTCCCATACCGTCGAACCTGGTTGTGCAATTAAAGAGGCTGTAGAAAACGGGCAAATTTCATTTAGTAGGTATACCAATTATTGTCAAATATACAAAGAAATAGAAGACAGTTCACTAAAATTACAATAG
- the rpe gene encoding ribulose-phosphate 3-epimerase, translating to MIKIYPSILAADFLNLAQEIEKVSKASDGIHLDIMDGVFVPNITFGFPIVESIRKKFKDIYLDAHLMIVEPDKYLEKFSEYVNGITIHYETVVHLHRTILKIKELGCEAGVTLNPHTPVSLLEEILPYVDKVLIMSVNPGFTGQHFIETTYEKVRKLRKISDEKGLNVEIMVDGGVNKKNIGLLHQSGVNTFIIGASVFYSENPSQEIIELKKAAEDFD from the coding sequence TTGATAAAAATATATCCTTCCATTTTAGCTGCGGATTTTTTGAATTTAGCTCAAGAGATAGAAAAAGTTTCTAAAGCATCTGATGGAATACATCTTGACATTATGGATGGTGTGTTTGTTCCAAACATTACTTTTGGTTTTCCGATAGTAGAATCTATTAGAAAAAAATTTAAAGATATATATTTAGATGCTCATTTGATGATTGTTGAACCTGATAAATATTTAGAAAAATTTTCTGAGTATGTGAATGGTATAACTATACATTATGAAACGGTGGTACATCTTCATAGAACCATATTAAAGATCAAAGAGTTGGGATGTGAAGCGGGTGTTACTTTAAATCCGCATACTCCGGTGTCACTTTTAGAAGAAATTCTTCCGTATGTGGATAAGGTGTTGATTATGTCTGTCAATCCAGGGTTTACTGGACAACATTTTATAGAAACCACTTACGAAAAAGTAAGAAAATTGAGAAAAATTTCAGATGAAAAAGGTTTGAATGTTGAAATAATGGTTGACGGAGGAGTGAATAAAAAGAACATTGGATTACTTCACCAAAGTGGTGTTAACACTTTTATTATTGGTGCCAGTGTGTTTTATTCTGAAAATCCTTCACAAGAGATAATTGAACTAAAAAAGGCGGCTGAAGATTTTGATTGA
- the rdgB gene encoding RdgB/HAM1 family non-canonical purine NTP pyrophosphatase: MIEVYLATSNRNKVREINEILEDIDINGSITVKYIFDEIKEDNFEVEEYGETYVENSVIKAWAYSKLIRKPVFSDDSGLSIISLGGFPGINSARFMENESYEQKMKKLLSMLENKKDRTAYFACAATYFDPEKNILVSCQEEVYGKIAFEIRGNKGFGYDPIFIPDGYDYTFGELGKDIKNKISHRSKAIKSLLLLLKSAKILEKSE; this comes from the coding sequence TTGATTGAGGTGTATTTGGCTACATCAAACAGAAACAAGGTTAGGGAAATCAATGAAATTCTTGAAGATATAGACATAAATGGAAGTATTACTGTAAAATATATATTTGATGAGATAAAAGAGGATAATTTTGAAGTAGAAGAATATGGTGAAACTTATGTAGAAAATTCTGTCATTAAAGCCTGGGCTTATTCAAAATTAATAAGAAAGCCCGTTTTTTCTGATGATTCTGGTTTGTCTATAATTTCACTTGGAGGATTTCCAGGCATAAACTCTGCAAGGTTCATGGAAAATGAATCCTATGAGCAGAAAATGAAGAAATTGCTATCAATGTTGGAAAATAAAAAAGACAGGACCGCTTATTTTGCTTGTGCAGCCACATATTTTGATCCAGAAAAAAATATTTTGGTGAGTTGTCAAGAAGAAGTTTATGGTAAAATAGCCTTTGAGATAAGAGGGAACAAAGGTTTTGGTTATGATCCAATTTTTATTCCGGATGGTTACGATTATACTTTTGGAGAATTAGGTAAAGACATAAAAAATAAGATAAGTCATAGGTCAAAAGCTATAAAAAGCTTGCTTCTTTTGCTGAAAAGTGCTAAAATATTAGAAAAATCCGAATGA
- a CDS encoding HU family DNA-binding protein — translation MNKKDLVDAFAKKANVTKKDAESYIDTFVDVVSEALSKGEEVKLVGFGTFKVQKRAARKGVNPQTGKAIKIPEKMVPKFVPGKELKDIVK, via the coding sequence GTGAATAAGAAAGATTTAGTTGATGCTTTTGCAAAGAAAGCTAACGTAACAAAGAAAGACGCAGAAAGTTACATTGATACTTTTGTTGATGTAGTATCTGAGGCTTTAAGTAAAGGGGAAGAAGTTAAGTTAGTTGGTTTTGGCACTTTCAAAGTTCAGAAGAGGGCAGCTAGAAAGGGTGTTAATCCACAAACCGGAAAAGCTATTAAGATCCCAGAAAAGATGGTTCCAAAATTTGTTCCAGGTAAAGAATTGAAAGATATAGTGAAGTAA
- a CDS encoding metallophosphoesterase family protein: MIWAISDIHGMYDSLISLLKQTQIKDSDTVIFLGDYVDRGPYSKKVLDLLIALSKQKNRIFLKGNHDDMMVDYYQKTHEYGDGVWFYNGALSTIRSFDNNIGEEYITFLKDLPLYYEMEVGNEKYLFVHAGVNPNKPLSEQNKRDLLWIRDEFLGMPERYNNYTVIHGHTPTFYLTGEDKIFVKRDKNKKVISIDIDTGCVYGGKLTAYGISEDNRNVVLQAV; this comes from the coding sequence TTGATTTGGGCAATTTCGGATATCCATGGTATGTACGATTCTTTAATTTCACTTTTGAAACAAACACAGATAAAAGATTCTGACACAGTAATTTTTCTTGGTGATTATGTGGATCGAGGGCCTTATTCAAAAAAAGTATTGGATCTTTTGATAGCTTTAAGCAAACAGAAAAATCGGATCTTTCTAAAAGGGAACCATGATGATATGATGGTAGACTATTACCAAAAAACTCATGAATATGGTGATGGTGTATGGTTTTACAATGGAGCATTATCGACAATTAGAAGTTTTGATAATAATATCGGTGAGGAATATATAACCTTTTTAAAAGACCTACCTCTATATTATGAAATGGAAGTAGGAAACGAGAAATATTTGTTCGTTCATGCGGGAGTAAATCCAAACAAACCACTTTCCGAACAAAACAAACGGGATTTGCTATGGATAAGGGATGAATTTTTAGGTATGCCAGAAAGGTATAATAATTATACCGTAATTCATGGTCATACTCCAACATTTTATCTAACGGGTGAAGATAAAATATTTGTGAAAAGAGATAAGAATAAGAAAGTAATAAGTATTGATATCGACACGGGATGTGTGTATGGTGGAAAATTAACAGCCTATGGAATTTCCGAGGATAATAGAAACGTAGTTTTACAAGCTGTTTGA
- the gcvT gene encoding glycine cleavage system aminomethyltransferase GcvT — protein MMKKIKDYCNYSQSQMLKQILENNGIQVFLKSPIGIGGEYFGEGVIYDLYVEDKDFNRAKEIISEFEKGGITLSELKKTPLYERHKELGAKIGEFAGWELPLWYSSIIEEHNAVRNCVGVFDVSHMGELFVVGEDAQKFVNYLITNNVEKITNGKIVYSPICNKNGGILDDLLAYKFNEEKIMLVVNASNTQKDFEWVKSQSSSFNVEVINKSDEYCQIAFQGPKSQDQLQKYLKDVDLDSIEYYSFEVIQLEGEEVILSRTGYTGEDGFELYLPPKIAVKVWDQLIQLASEVDGKPCGLGCRDTLRFEPKMLLYGNDMDENTTPLEAGLKWTVDFDKEFIGKEALVKQKEEGIKRKLVGMEIHDKMPVRHGYEIYVENEKIGFVTSGVKSPTLGKNLALGYVIKEFSKSGTIVSIKARNKLLEAEIVKTPFYKGSVKSTK, from the coding sequence ATGATGAAAAAAATAAAAGATTATTGTAATTATTCTCAGAGCCAGATGTTGAAGCAAATTTTGGAGAATAACGGTATACAAGTATTTTTAAAATCTCCTATTGGAATAGGGGGAGAATACTTCGGTGAGGGGGTAATTTATGATTTGTACGTCGAAGATAAAGATTTTAATAGAGCTAAAGAGATAATTAGTGAGTTTGAGAAAGGAGGAATTACCTTGTCAGAGCTTAAAAAGACGCCCCTTTATGAAAGGCATAAAGAACTTGGAGCTAAGATTGGAGAATTTGCCGGGTGGGAGCTTCCATTATGGTATTCTTCTATAATTGAAGAGCACAACGCCGTTAGAAATTGTGTTGGGGTGTTTGATGTATCCCACATGGGGGAGTTGTTTGTGGTAGGGGAAGATGCTCAGAAATTTGTTAATTACTTGATTACAAATAATGTTGAAAAAATAACCAACGGCAAAATAGTTTACTCACCCATTTGTAATAAAAATGGCGGCATTTTAGACGATCTTCTTGCTTATAAGTTTAACGAAGAAAAGATCATGTTGGTAGTAAATGCATCTAATACTCAAAAAGATTTTGAATGGGTAAAAAGTCAATCTTCTTCTTTTAATGTTGAAGTTATTAACAAGAGTGACGAGTATTGCCAAATAGCTTTTCAAGGTCCAAAATCTCAGGATCAACTGCAAAAATATCTTAAAGATGTTGATCTCGATAGTATAGAATATTATTCTTTTGAAGTTATTCAACTAGAAGGTGAGGAAGTAATATTGTCAAGAACAGGATACACCGGTGAAGATGGTTTTGAGTTGTACCTACCTCCAAAGATCGCTGTAAAAGTTTGGGATCAACTTATACAACTTGCTAGTGAGGTTGATGGCAAACCATGTGGTTTGGGATGCAGGGATACTTTAAGGTTCGAGCCTAAAATGCTTTTGTATGGCAATGATATGGATGAGAATACAACTCCTTTGGAAGCAGGATTAAAATGGACTGTAGATTTTGATAAAGAATTTATCGGTAAGGAAGCTTTGGTGAAACAAAAAGAAGAAGGAATCAAAAGAAAATTAGTGGGTATGGAAATACATGACAAAATGCCTGTAAGACATGGTTATGAAATTTACGTAGAAAATGAAAAGATAGGGTTTGTAACAAGCGGTGTAAAGTCACCTACTTTAGGGAAGAATTTAGCCTTAGGTTATGTGATTAAAGAATTTTCAAAATCTGGAACTATTGTGAGTATAAAAGCTAGGAACAAGTTATTAGAAGCTGAGATTGTGAAAACTCCATTTTATAAAGGGAGTGTAAAAAGCACAAAATAA
- the gcvPA gene encoding aminomethyl-transferring glycine dehydrogenase subunit GcvPA: protein MNDFPYLPHTQKDIEEMFSFLGIKDIDELYRDIPVLFKGELNIPSGLSEMEVKEKLSDLASLNKNIEEYGIFRGAGVYNHYIPSVIYPLASNRNFLTAYTPYQAEVSQGTLQILYEYQTQICNLTAMEVSNSSMYDGASALAEAILMSKRINGKNHVLMSKLVHPEYQEVSKTYTEVQGMNIEQIDYVSETGQLDLADLSSKITQETSCVVVSYPNFFGVIEDLKVIREKVPNEVVFIVVTYPISLGLLEAPGKFGADIVVGEGQSLGNTPSFGGPGLGIFASKKKYIRKMPGRIIGETVDQDGKRGFCMVLQTREQHIRREKSTSNICSNHAFNALLASLYMNVIGKQGIREVSLQNYHKAHYLARKLLETEKFKPVFDGPFFNEFVLESKIDPEFLNEKLLEQHYFGPLILKNFYENMGNNVLFCATELTKKRDIDFLCSFLEGLS, encoded by the coding sequence ATGAACGATTTTCCATATTTACCCCATACCCAAAAAGACATTGAAGAAATGTTTTCTTTTTTGGGAATAAAAGATATCGACGAACTTTATCGAGATATCCCTGTACTATTCAAAGGTGAGTTGAATATCCCATCCGGTTTGAGTGAAATGGAAGTTAAAGAGAAGTTATCTGATTTGGCTTCGTTAAATAAAAATATAGAAGAATACGGGATTTTTAGAGGTGCCGGTGTTTACAATCATTATATTCCATCTGTTATATATCCTTTAGCTTCAAACAGAAATTTTTTAACCGCTTATACGCCTTACCAAGCTGAAGTCTCTCAAGGTACCCTTCAAATACTCTATGAATATCAAACTCAGATCTGCAATCTTACCGCGATGGAAGTTTCTAATTCATCTATGTATGATGGTGCTTCTGCTTTAGCTGAGGCTATTTTAATGTCAAAAAGAATTAATGGCAAAAATCACGTTTTGATGTCTAAATTGGTTCATCCCGAATATCAGGAAGTGTCAAAAACCTATACTGAAGTACAAGGAATGAATATAGAACAAATTGATTATGTATCTGAAACGGGTCAATTAGATCTAGCAGATTTATCTTCTAAGATTACCCAAGAAACATCTTGTGTTGTGGTTTCGTATCCAAACTTTTTTGGTGTAATAGAAGATTTAAAAGTGATAAGAGAGAAGGTTCCTAATGAGGTTGTTTTCATTGTTGTTACTTATCCAATTTCTTTAGGATTGTTAGAAGCCCCTGGAAAATTTGGAGCCGATATAGTGGTAGGAGAAGGGCAATCTTTAGGAAATACACCTTCTTTTGGAGGACCGGGTTTAGGTATCTTCGCTTCTAAGAAAAAGTATATACGAAAAATGCCTGGCAGAATTATTGGAGAAACCGTTGATCAAGACGGTAAAAGAGGTTTTTGCATGGTTTTACAAACAAGAGAACAGCATATACGAAGGGAGAAATCCACTTCTAATATATGTTCAAATCACGCATTTAATGCTCTTTTAGCTTCTTTGTACATGAACGTGATAGGTAAGCAAGGGATTAGAGAAGTCTCTCTCCAAAATTATCATAAAGCCCATTATTTAGCAAGAAAATTGTTAGAAACTGAAAAATTCAAACCTGTATTTGATGGACCTTTCTTTAACGAATTTGTATTAGAAAGCAAAATAGATCCTGAATTTCTAAACGAAAAGCTGCTGGAACAACATTATTTTGGACCTTTGATTTTAAAGAATTTTTATGAAAATATGGGAAATAACGTACTATTTTGTGCAACAGAGTTGACTAAAAAAAGAGATATTGACTTTTTATGTTCTTTCTTGGAGGGATTATCATGA
- the gcvPB gene encoding aminomethyl-transferring glycine dehydrogenase subunit GcvPB has protein sequence MKLIFEKSVSGRKSYSLPKLDVKEFQIDIPQHLIRNEEPELPELYEVDIVRHYNQLASLNHSVDRGFYPLGSCTMKYNPFLNEEVASLNGFKFIHPYQEERTIQGALELMYELQEFLKEITGMDDVTLQPAAGAHGELTGMLIIRKYLQENNLGHKNEVIIPDSAHGTNPASAVMAGFEVVKVNSNNEGRVDLDHLKSLVNENTAAIMLTNPNTLGLFEKDILKISDLMHKNNALLYYDGANLNAIMGKVRPGDNGFDVVHLNLHKTFSTPHGMGGPGSGPIAVKSYLRDYLPKPVVGMKESGEYYFDYDIPKSIGKVRSFYGNFLVLVKAYTYILSMGKEGLKKVSELATLNANYLKEKLSKFLDVAYPDVCKHEFVIKGSSLKDYGVSTLDFAKRLLDYDIHPPTVYFPLIVDEAMMIEPTETESKETLNEVATIYEKIVEEAKEEPQNLKNAPMTLSIKRLDEVKANKDLKVKFD, from the coding sequence ATGAAATTGATATTTGAAAAATCAGTTAGTGGAAGAAAGTCATATTCACTTCCAAAATTAGATGTCAAAGAGTTTCAGATAGATATTCCACAACATTTAATTAGAAATGAGGAGCCGGAACTTCCGGAACTATACGAAGTTGATATTGTTAGACATTATAATCAATTAGCCAGTTTAAATCATTCTGTTGATAGAGGTTTTTATCCTTTAGGTTCTTGTACAATGAAATACAATCCTTTTTTGAATGAGGAGGTTGCTTCTTTAAATGGATTCAAATTCATTCATCCATATCAAGAAGAAAGAACCATACAAGGTGCTTTGGAATTGATGTATGAATTGCAGGAATTTTTGAAAGAAATAACAGGCATGGATGATGTTACTTTGCAACCTGCCGCTGGTGCCCATGGAGAGCTTACGGGAATGCTCATTATCAGAAAATATTTACAAGAAAATAATTTAGGTCATAAAAATGAGGTTATAATCCCAGATTCTGCTCATGGTACAAATCCCGCATCTGCTGTAATGGCAGGGTTTGAAGTGGTTAAAGTTAATTCGAATAACGAGGGAAGAGTCGATTTAGATCATTTGAAATCTTTAGTAAATGAAAATACCGCGGCAATTATGCTCACAAATCCAAATACTTTGGGATTGTTTGAAAAAGATATTCTGAAGATATCCGATTTGATGCACAAAAACAACGCCCTGTTGTACTATGATGGAGCAAATTTAAATGCAATAATGGGCAAAGTGAGACCTGGAGATAATGGATTCGATGTTGTTCATTTAAACCTTCACAAGACATTTTCCACTCCTCATGGAATGGGAGGACCAGGAAGTGGACCAATAGCGGTTAAGTCTTATTTAAGAGATTACTTACCAAAACCTGTTGTGGGTATGAAAGAAAGTGGTGAATATTATTTTGATTATGATATCCCTAAAAGCATTGGTAAAGTACGAAGCTTTTACGGTAATTTTTTGGTATTAGTAAAAGCATACACTTACATCTTATCAATGGGAAAAGAAGGCTTGAAGAAAGTTAGCGAACTTGCCACTTTAAATGCGAATTATTTGAAGGAAAAATTATCTAAATTTTTAGACGTTGCTTACCCAGATGTCTGTAAACATGAATTTGTAATCAAGGGGAGTTCATTGAAAGATTATGGGGTGAGTACATTGGATTTTGCAAAAAGGCTCTTAGATTATGATATTCATCCTCCAACGGTCTATTTTCCTTTAATTGTGGATGAAGCTATGATGATTGAACCCACTGAAACTGAAAGCAAAGAAACATTGAATGAAGTTGCTACTATATACGAGAAAATAGTAGAAGAAGCAAAGGAAGAACCACAAAATTTAAAAAATGCGCCTATGACTTTATCTATCAAAAGATTGGACGAAGTAAAAGCAAATAAGGATCTCAAAGTGAAATTTGATTAA
- a CDS encoding Fur family transcriptional regulator — protein MEIKYDKNSIIKILKNKKIKVTPNRFKVAFELFNCDEHPSIDELHQKLVRNNENRISFTSVYNILKLFENAELVKEILIDNKIHYDSNITPHAHFICENCGEVQDIELNKLNFLDERKLFNFKTFTEEELKNNKINSFEINFYGICGKCLKEENSEE, from the coding sequence ATGGAAATTAAGTATGATAAAAATAGTATAATCAAAATACTAAAAAATAAAAAGATCAAAGTTACCCCAAATAGATTTAAAGTTGCTTTTGAGCTTTTTAACTGTGACGAACATCCATCAATTGATGAATTACATCAAAAGTTGGTAAGAAATAATGAAAATCGGATTTCTTTCACGTCCGTGTATAATATTTTAAAATTATTTGAAAACGCTGAATTAGTAAAAGAAATCTTAATTGATAATAAAATCCATTACGACTCTAATATTACCCCTCATGCACACTTTATCTGCGAAAATTGTGGGGAAGTTCAAGATATCGAGTTAAATAAGCTAAATTTCTTAGATGAACGTAAATTATTTAACTTTAAAACTTTTACTGAAGAAGAATTAAAAAACAATAAAATCAACTCCTTTGAAATCAATTTTTATGGAATCTGTGGAAAGTGTTTAAAAGAAGAAAACAGTGAGGAATAA
- the pfkA gene encoding 6-phosphofructokinase: MKRIGLMTSGGDAPGMNAVIRAVTRSAVVENIEVYGFLRGFAGILDKDYKKFTYSDVGGIMERGGTILRTSRVPEFKVPEVRKKAADILKDLGIDVLVIIGGNGSLTGGKLLAEEQGIPVIGVPASIDNDIAYTDMSIGVDTCLNTVVEAMQKLKDTASSHERAFIVEVMGRTSGYVALMSGLAIGAEAIIIPEVPTDYDVLAEKMWDERKRGKINSIIVVAEGSASAYTVARHLENRIGFETRITILGHIQRGGSPTAFDRILASRMGNEVVKAIKDEDFDVMIGLSKNGLIRTPLEKVLSESNKLDMEIVKLAGILS; the protein is encoded by the coding sequence ATAAAAAGAATTGGGCTAATGACCAGTGGTGGAGATGCTCCTGGAATGAACGCCGTTATAAGGGCAGTTACTAGAAGTGCAGTTGTGGAAAATATTGAAGTCTATGGATTTTTGAGAGGATTTGCCGGTATATTGGATAAAGATTATAAAAAATTCACATATTCAGATGTTGGTGGCATAATGGAAAGAGGGGGAACCATTTTAAGAACCTCAAGGGTACCAGAATTTAAAGTTCCCGAAGTCCGAAAAAAAGCTGCTGACATATTGAAAGATTTAGGGATTGATGTTTTGGTTATAATCGGTGGAAACGGAAGCCTTACCGGCGGGAAATTGCTAGCGGAAGAACAAGGAATACCAGTGATAGGCGTACCAGCTTCTATAGATAACGATATAGCCTATACAGATATGAGTATAGGTGTTGATACCTGTCTTAACACAGTCGTTGAAGCCATGCAGAAGTTAAAAGACACCGCTTCTTCACATGAAAGGGCATTTATTGTTGAAGTTATGGGAAGAACATCTGGATACGTTGCTTTGATGTCTGGTCTCGCAATAGGTGCTGAAGCTATAATAATACCAGAAGTTCCGACTGATTACGATGTTTTAGCTGAAAAAATGTGGGATGAAAGAAAAAGAGGTAAGATCAATTCAATAATCGTTGTTGCTGAAGGATCTGCCAGTGCTTATACAGTAGCTAGACATTTAGAGAATAGGATTGGTTTTGAAACGCGTATAACAATTTTAGGCCATATTCAAAGAGGAGGTTCTCCAACTGCATTCGATAGGATTTTGGCCTCAAGAATGGGAAATGAAGTAGTAAAAGCAATTAAAGATGAGGATTTTGACGTTATGATAGGATTGAGTAAAAACGGTTTGATTAGAACGCCTCTTGAAAAAGTTCTTTCTGAGAGTAACAAATTGGATATGGAGATTGTGAAGTTGGCGGGGATTTTATCATAG